In the genome of Yersinia enterocolitica, the window GCGGGGAAAAGAAATCGCAGCCAACATATGCCTAAAAGGCGTGCTCAGGTTCAGGAACAACTGAGGGCAATGAACCCGGTACTTGCCGACCCGCCCCTGTTCAAACCCAGTCTGAAAAGATGACCTGACTGCCCTTTTCTCTTCAGAATTTGGATAAAAAGTGACATTCAAAAATGGGAAATCAGGGTGACATTTTAAACTGGGATAGACAGAGCGCACACCACTCACCAGCAGTTCACTACCAACGGGTTATTTGTGGCTATTTGGTATGGATAACGGTCCAAAATGAGGTGAATAAAACATGCATAAAGAGGGGGTGAAAATGCATAGCCTATTTTTGTAGTCAAGCGGCTATTTACTGCTGTTTCCCCAACATTGCCCAGACGCCCAGATCGCCTTCACTGGTGATGTATCCATCAAGGGAGTAGCGCACCGCATCCCATAGGTGGTTGTGTTTATCCATTACAACAGGAAGCACATCACCCGTTAGACGGTCAGTTTTGTAGGAGTAGAGCCGCGCCTCATCAACCATGTGCTTACACCGCTCATGAATGATGATTTCTTCAAAGCCCTTTAGGTAAGTTATGCCATCCTCAACACTGCCGGGCCATTTTGATGCGGCGTCAATAACAAAGCCTTGCCGAGATAAGTAACTAATAGTCTCAGGACGGCTACCATCGCCATGAATGGGCCACTTACGCGCGCCGGGGATGCCGAGGTATTTCTTATCATCGCCAAATTTCCACTGTGTTAGCTGCTCTGCTGTTGCTCCCTCTTTTCCAGAGTAGAACTTCCATAGATCATCCAACTCAACACCGACACCGTACGCCTCATATTCAATGTAAAGCCTTCGTCCAAGGATAAAGCAGCGCACCAGCGTGGATGGGTCATTTGCAAAACCAAAGTCGGCGCCAAAGAACAAACGGTCTGCATCCATCCACAAGTCATCGGAAAATGCCTCCACCCGATACTTACCGGAGAAAATAACCGCTTCACTAATCGCTCGAGGGAGTCCAAGCCAGATGTGTTCGTAGGCTTCGAAATCAATGCGCTTGCAATACATCATTTCTTGCTGGAGAACATCGGGGAAGAAAGCATTATCACAATAGTTAACGTTGCGAATGATCACACCACCATCTGGCGGATCAGATTCATGTCGCTTCATCAGTGCATAAGTCGGGTCCGTCGCTTCCCGAGGGTTAAACGATACCCATACTTCGGATTTATTGGCTCGAACGGTAGGGCCGAGAATATCCCAAGAATCCTGTGATACCGTCTGCGCTTCCTCCACCCAACAGATTTTGATGCCATGCATCGATTTAATACTGTTGATGTTGTTGCGCAGCCCTTTGAATGTAAATCGGGTACCATTCAGCCCTGTAATTTCATTGTTTTTTACAGTGTAAAAATGGTTGAGGCCCAGCGCATATATTTCAGCCTCCAACAGCGCTAACACGGAATCGCTGATGGAGTTTTGGAACTCACGCGCACACAAGATAATCATCGAGCTTATAGCCCCATGAATGATCAGAGACCTTGCAATCTCAACCGATTTACCACCACCACGCCCGCCGAAAGTCCAACGCCAACGAACGGAGCCAATCGGAGCGTCATACAACACGCCTGTCGCCCAGTCACTACTAAAGGCGTACAGAACACCGTCAATTATGACTGGGCTGTCTGTTTTCCCTCGCGGAGTTTCTCCATGTGAGAGGCCCAGACATCAGGAGGGCAAGTAGCAGGGGTAACAATGCAAACCTTGCCATAACTCAACCCTGCGAGATCGACATTCACTTCAGTCTTGTTCGTGCTCATGTCGAGGCCGGTCAATTGCGCGGCGTTCTTAATATTGGGTGCCACCTGCCCGAATTTACCCGCAGCCCTAGCTTCTTTCGCAGCCTTATAAGATAGGTCGGCCAAATCTTTTGCATCAAAGGTAACAAGCAGTGCTGCCTGTTGGCGCAACTCCTTAATGCGGGAACGTATATCTGGACGCCTCATTAAAATTGAGGATTGAGATTCTGCTCGCGTCGGGGAGTAGCCAGCACAGATTGCAGCATCTTTCATCGGCATGCCCTGCACAATGTTCTGCGCAAATTGCTCATGCTGTGGTTTTAAAATGCCTTCGCTTTCTTGCGGCCTTTCACTCTCTCCGCTATTAGTGCGTGATATATCAGAGCTAGTGGCTGTGTGGGTTTGGGTGTCTTGCGCACTCTGCGCATTGCGCACTTTCTTTTGCGCACTTTGCGCATTATCTTGCGCAGACAATTTAATGTAGCGTCGCGCCGTAGCGTAATTTAATCCGTTCGCCTCACACCATGCTTTAGGGGAAATGTTTGTTTTGGCGTGATCGGTGAGGAACTGATTTTGTAATGCCCCCCAGTCCGGTTTTGCCATAACGTTCTCCGTAAAATAAAAAACCGCCCGTAGGCGGTGAGCATTGGCATCATTCTGTTTTTAGCGCTTCCTGAATAGCATCAGCGATAGTCGCTACATGAGTTACTGTATGGGTGCAATCCCTATCTAACTTTTCTTTTCCGTCATAGCCAGTAGGAGCTGATACCGAGGCTTTAATAATTTCCAAAGCTGCCTGAACTGCTACCAACCGTTTAACTTCTTTACTTTGAGTTGAGAGGTAATTTTCTAACATGCCGAACTCCATTTGCCAAATTGCCAAACCTGCCAATATGACAGGCATAAATAATAAATGGGGATTAACAATATTTTTTCAATGGTCATTATTCGAAGTTGTTTGTAATCAGTGTTTCAGCAGCGCCTCATTAATAAATTCTACTTAGTAGTAATCAGTCGCCAATTTCAGAATTAAATAAAATGCCACCAGCCTGTTAATGCTCTGGGTGAGCGGTGGGAAACAGGTGATAGCATTGCTTATCGTGTATTGTCGCAACCACTCATTGAATGACTGCTGCAATACAGGCCGTCTCTCCGACTGTCACATCGCTTCGCCTACAACGGCTGATGTTGCCGCTAATGCCCGATCAAGGTGTATTGGTTGTTTTTGATTCCACAGATACGCTCGATAGAGAGGTACTACGTCACCGCTAATACCTGTGGACTGCGACAACCCAACGCTATTGATGTGTGGTGCTGTTAATTATTCGCCGGTCGTCAGTGACAACCTTTTGCAGCGCGGTGACCTTCTCGACTAACTTATCGGCTCGTTCAGCGATTGAAATAAGAAACCCGACATCTGCGTCTGAAAATCCGCAGTCTCTGGCTGCATCAGTGAGCTGTCCACTGGCGGGAGTAACGGGCATATCCCCAACTGAAGCGGCGAGACACTCGAAACGCTTTTGCAGCTTGATATTGCCAGCGCGGTAAGCAGCAATAGTGCCTTTTGCTTTGTTCTCAGCATCTACTACCCCTTGTTGATATGCCTTTAATCCGGCTGACTGGGCAGCCTGAAGTTGAGCCTCTTTTTCGGCAGCACTTTTTTTGGCGGCTATTTCTGCCGTTAGGTCTGATTTATCGCGCTTAGTCCACTTGAGAGACCATTCCGAGTTTTTACTATCGCTACCCCACCAGTACCCGCCGCCGACTAAAACTGAAATCGTCAGTGCGACGGCTATCAATCTCAATAGGGTTTCTTTCATGCAGATATCTCGAAGTGAGGACTATCCGTTTCTCCCTTCTCTTGAATGCCGTTTCCGTTCCAATCGGCACCCCAGGTGATTTTCACACCCAGTTCACTGGCAGCTTGAAATATCGCCTTAGACACGGCCTTAAAAGAAGCTAAGTTGTCCCAGCCGGTCACCGGCAATAAATCAACAGCATTGCCATCGATATGCTTGGATTTCATTGTCCAAGTGACAATCTTGCCTTCCGTTGTTCTTCCTTGGGCGTATAGCTGCTGTTGCCGTGCTACTGTGCGGATACCTTCGATCACAATAAAATCAACGGTTGATAGCTCAAGGGCGCGGCGTACCACTTTCACCAAGTCAGCATTAACGCCTTTGAGGTTCCCCTCACTCCGCTGGCTGAATCTGAAATTACTTGTCATTACCCTTCCCTTCTTCAATCGGCCGGCCCGTTACTTTCCATTTAAATAAACTGGATAAGTAATCCGTACCGAGATAACCAATAATGACGCTCGATATATAGGCGAGGTCTGGCGATAACCCGAAAAAATCAAGAACGTCCCGCACCGCAAACGCTATAGCGGCGCACATCAGCGCATCGAGGAAGCATCTACGCCACGGTTTTTCGTTATACCGTCCACGTAACCAGGCAATAATCCCAGCGATACCGCCATAGCCAAATTCGAGGCGATGTGCGGCAATCCATTTGGTGATGATGTCCATAAGGTCAGGGTTGTTATGCATTTTCATATCTCCCCCTCCCGGACGGGCTGGGCGTGTAGTGGAAATAAAAAAAGGCCACCCGTAGGCAGCCTTTAAATGTTTTGTCAGGCGGTTAACGCCCGCCCACTACGCCAGATATTTTCTTATAGACAATTGCCGGCTCTGGTACCGCCAATTTCATAAACAACTACAAGCATTCAGCTTGAATTTCTCGAATGTACTTCACAAACTCACCAGCGTCCAGGAAATAGCTTGGATATGCAGCCTTCAGGTTTCCTATGCTTTCAGTTGATACTAAAACAACTTGTACATGTGGGAGCTGCTCGGAGTTCGTTTCCCACTCAATATATGCAGTTGTGGCTTCATTGATTCTTTTTAACCCGAAACTATTTATATCTACCGTCCCCGCAAGAGTGTCTAGGACTATGAGGTGATAGCTACCACTGTTTTTGCTTTCTGAGATATCCTTTATCGCAAACCGAAACCCCAATAATTTATCAATAACTTGAAGTTTTTCCGTTTGGTCAACAACAGCTTTGTAGGTTTGCAATTTTGTCATGTGGGTATACGCTTCAACAGGAGGACACCCCTCCATGAGAGCGAAGGCGCTACCTACTAATGAGAAGTAGTCATTCCACTCGGTATCGGCCTCGCTAGACTTAATGGATTGCCCTACAAACGTACCCATTGTCTCAACTGCTGTAGCCCATGCGTGCTGAAGCTTGGTTCGAATCTGTATCTCTAGCAATAACCCATTATGATGAGGATTAGAGCTGCCTTGATACTGATAGACCAAATGGATGCCTCGATATCCAGAATCTTTAGGCTGGTTTATATAATCTCGTTGCGACTTCAGTTCATGCTTGAATCTATTTTGCCCATTATTGACATAACTTTCTTCAAGTTCCCTCACTGAAACAATGTCCTTGACGACAGCCCTAAGCCCGCCAAGATCTTGCATTCTTGCTAACTTCATTCCTGGAGAACGATTCAACTTAGAAATAATTGATGGTATGCGCTTTAACCTTTGCGAAGCGACCCCATCCTGATCTGCGGCCTTCATCTTTCTACGCAGTGTCGTTTGGAAAGCATTCAAAGGGTGAACATACATCTCCCTGAGATTGTTTAATGCTTCTAGAGCCCAAAATAGATCATCCATCTTACAACCATCAATATCGCGCAGGATTGAACCAGCTCTATTGATTTGCTTATTGCTGAATCTTAGCTCGACCATTTTCAAATCCATTTATTTTTTCTGGATAATGTCAGATCAAATTAACTCCAGTCCAATAAAAATTTATTTCAGATGCAAAAAAAGCCCCGCATTTCTGCAGGGCTCTCAAAGCTTTTTCTTGGCGCTCATCTACAGAAACGCCCATGATTTAGAGAAATTACGCCAACTTTATGCAAAATGCAAGCGATATGTTTAAAAAGTGTCGCCATTAGTAGCAATCATGCGCCTATCGTGTAATTCGCTGAAACTCATCCTCTGCATAACTCTCTTCAATGTCACATTTAGCCACCAGCGACGCATAGAACGGCTTCCAATTGCGCGACCAAGATGATTGGGTTAGCTCTGGAAGCAGTGCTGTGATCGCTCTGTAAGCTGTTGTTGATGGTGTCCGTTTGTATCCAATTCCTGAGCAGCGTTCACACTCTTTCTCGACTGGCACACCAAGCCGCTTGGATTTCTCAAGGTCACGCACTTTACCGGTCCCATTACAGCGGCAACGATGGGAAATTTTCCCCTTTCCGTTACAGGGAGTGCACAATTCACCCACCAGTTCATCCTCTATCCATGCATCTGTTTTTTCACCGCATCCGGGGTGTTTAACCACTTTTTGAATGCTGTAAATCAGCCTCTTCCCTTTGCAGTGTTTACATGTGGTAGTAGCCGCTGCTGAACTGCTGTATTCCTCGTAGGCAAATTTAGCCAGGATAACCATACATTGAGCCATTCGGCGGCCCGATGCTTTGCCGACATGTTTCGGGGCATTCTTCATGGCAAACTGGGTAAGCTGTTCAACAGTTCTGATCCGGTCCTCTTTGCTTATGCCAACCTTGCCAAGATATGCAGCCATTCCGAAACTGGCCCGAGCCTCAACCATTCCCATTGCAGCGGCTAGGTCCGGTCCCTTGAGCGAGTCGGAAGAGGTAGCGCGGGGAGAATCCGTAATCATCTGGCTCTTGGCGCTGAACTGTTTCATTGCTGATTCTAATTTCACTATGCTGCCCTCTTTGTATAGACCTGCTCACGAACCTGGTCGCCGTTCATCACAAAATCATTAAAATCGCCGTTATCAGGCCAACGCACGCTGACAGATATCAAATCGTTTTTTGCTCTGAGATTGGCGGTGGCACAATTAAACGCTGCGGCCTGTCCAGTGGCGGAATGTTTATCCATATCAGCGAAAATGATTAGGTGTTTTACGCCTGCCGGCACCCTGAATTTCTCCATGAATCCGGCATTGATTACTGACCATGTGTTTATCCCGTACACCTGATAGCAGGACAGTGATGTTTCAATGCCTTCAGCAACTCCCAGTGTGGAGGCAACTGGAAACATACGGATCGCCACTGAACGAGCATGATCGAGATAGTTCTGTTCCTGTAGTGATTTAAGCCGTTTAGCGCTATCACCGATATTCGCTTTTTTATCCCCATCAAGCAGGGTCTGATGCAGGTAACAGAGTTCCCCCTTATCATCTGTCGCCAGAGAATAAAGCGCCTGATATACCCGCCCTGCATGCCGCTGTTTATCGCAAAACCGGACCGCTTCAACAGGAAGCCGATTAATACCGCGCTGGCGCAAATAATCTGCGGCAGTGGTACCGCGCAAATCCACCAGCTTTGAAAACTTACTAATAACGCGCTGCCGCTGTTTCGCTGCCGAACTGGTGACAGGAATACTGATGTGTCGGTAGTTATTGCCAATAAGCTGATCCACCTCGGCGCACAGTGCTGAAAATGATTTACCTTGCGTCAGGTTAAGCAGCTTCATGCCATCGCCGCTATCACAGGTACAAATCCACGTTCCAGCACCTTCACGATCATCAATACGGAACTTGCCGCGAGCACCGCATGCTGGACACTCTCCCTTGAAGTGGTTTTTGCCAGTGATTGGCGGTAAACCAAAGTATTCAAAAATCTCAGCCCATCGGCCCTTTGCTGCTTCTGCTGTCTTCATGCTGGTTTCCTTAAACTTTTCCGTATTTCTTCAAGGTGATTTTTGGCATCAATAATTGCTGCGGTGGCGTCAATATTTCCGGTATTGCATTGCTGAACTGGTGACTTTAATTTCTCCCTGCCCTTAGCAAAGGAGATGCGTTTATGTTTGATGTAGCTGCTAACTTCCGGTGTTATTTCCATCGGAAAATCACTTAAACCATTAGGCCATTCGCTAAATTTGTCGTGGAAGGTATGTGAGCACCACCCATCGCTTACAGGCTTACCCATCGATGAGCGCTGACGTTGATAGAACTTGATCTGACTCCACCAGGCTTGCTTGTCGGATTGGGTGAATACACGCTTTCCCTTGCCCAATTTTTTCAGTCCGCGCTGGGTGTCGGTATCCACGTCCTGTCCTGCCAGTGGCTTAAATCCACATTTAGGGCAGACGTATACCCCTGCGGGTTTCATGAAATGACACTCGGTGCATTCTTTAGGGAGTTTTTCAGTGCGTTCCTCTGCCTCACGACTGGCGCTATCTTTCATTCCGTCGCTTTTGGATGGCAGTTCGTTGTATTCGATAGAGTCAGGGAAGCCCAAACGATGCACTGTGCCGCTGTGATCGAAAATTAGACACGACTCTTTCCCTTGCGCAGTTCGAAGCCCACGGCCCAAGCTCTGTAGCCAGCGGATTTCGCTTTTTGTTGGTCGGGCATAAATAACGCAGCGGACATCACTGTCAAAGCCAGCCACCAGCACACCCACACTGACGATGATTTTCGTAGCGCCCATTTCGAAGCGATGAATGATGAGTTGACGCTCTTCATGAGGTGTTTCAGCTACCATCACCTCGGCGTTAATCCCAACCTTATTAAACTGAATAGTGACGTAGTTCGCATGAGCTACGTTTACGCAGAATGCCACCGTAGGCAGATCGCGCCCGTTCTGTAACCAGTTATCAACGATGTCGCCAACAAGGTCAGCACCACACATGATTTCTGCAAGTTGGGTTTCGTTATAGTCAGATCCAAACTCAGCAGAAACTGTAGTTTTGACGCCTTTCAAGTCAGGTTTACCTGGTGCATAGAATTCGTAACCGCTCAGGTCGCCACGCTGGATCAGCTCTCCGATAGTTGTTGGTTTAATCAGACGGCTATAGTAATTCCCCAAAAATGGTGAGAATGGCGTACCAGACAACCCAATAACTTTCACATTGGTTTCGGTAACCAGTCGATTAATCTCAATCAGGATCTGCTTTCTGCGTAAGTGGGCTTCATCAATAATCAACAGGTCAATGTTGTCGGGAAACTCACGGCGGATCAGTGTATCGGCGCTGGCAATCTGAATTTTTAGTGCTGGGTCATAGCTCGGGTGATTTCGCCAGATAAAGCTGATTTCATCTTCCGGCAAACCGTATTCAACAAAGCGGCGGGAAGTCTGGTTGATCAGAACGGTGAACGGGGCAACAAACAGCACCCGCATACCACGACTGACAAAACCGTCAGCGATGAATGCCGCTAAGCCGGTTTTACCACTGCCTGTCGGTGCATAGACCATGAATGAATTAAATGACTTCCAGTCACGGCGCAGCATGTTCAAAGCGCGTTCCTGTGCGAAGTTCGGTGTAATGTTCAGCATTGTGTAACCTCTCGCCAATTAACTATTCCAGAGAAAACCTTTCTTCTGGTCTATGCCTACTCTGCGTATCATCTTGCTAGTACGGTGCATTTTGGAGGGCTAACCCTAGATCGAGATCTACCCAACCTATGGAGTGGTCTGTTGGAAAAGGCCTATTCCAATCCCACATCCACCTCCCCCCTTACCCCCCTCCTCCTTCTCCCTTATTCATGTACTAGCTAACGAGTACATTGATACGAAAAAAGACGGACAAAGAATCTCGACCTGCTAACACCTGACACCTTCAAGTCAGCGTGTAATTTACTGCTTCAAGCCGCCACACCTTCGGGGCTGCTATTACTTCACTACCAACGGCGGACTGACCGTGTAACCCTGTAGTGCTTTTCCGTGGCTTTTCACAAACAATCTCAATCGCGTATTAGCTTCATGCCTTGCTTTGTTCTCTTGACGGTATGAAACAGACTCCGTGTAAAACGCGACCTGATAAGCCTCTGCATACTTAACGACAACCTTTCTGCGCAACGAGGGTGCCAATTGCTGTAACTGCTCCTGAATCCACCTCCCATCCTCGGGACAAAACACCGTTGGCATGATTACTTGGGTAAATGCATCGGGAGTCATGGGTTAATTCCGCTTGGTTACTTTTTTCTTACTAGGGAAGGGTTTTGTCTCGAATGCCTCAAGAGCTCCTCCCTCCTGAACAGAAACCTTGATGTTTCGCCCAGATATAAGCGCCTTGCTGATTGCCATCTGGGTTAAGCCAAGAGCCTTCCCAGTACGGACTTGCCCATGCATATCCACATACTCTCTCAACGTCATATTAGTCATAAATGTCCTATCTGTTGCATTTATAATACCAAAAGTATTAATATAAATACTACTACAAGTAGGAGACATTATCAAACTAAAGGTATTAAAATAAGACATGGAAAACAAAAGAGTCCTGACGACAGAACAGTTGGAAGATGCGATGCGTCTGAAGGCTTTGTATGAGTCAAAGAAAAAATCTTTAGGGATTACTCAGCAGGCGATTGCCAACGAACTTGATATTTCTCAGGGGGCTGTAGGTCATTATCTGAATGGGCGAAACCCTCTCAACCTAAATGTTGCCGCTGTTTTTGCAAGTTTTCTACAGGTTCCTATATCAGAATTTAGTCCATCTCTTGCAAAAGAGGCATCCCGCTTATCACAAGTCTCCAACGTGTCATTTGTAGAGCAAAATACTCCCAAGGGGAGTTATCCATTAATTAGCTGGGTCAGTGCAGGCTCATGGTGTGAGGCTATAGAGCCCTATACCCTGAAAGATATCGATGAGTGGTATGATACTTCAGCTCACATTGAAGGTGATGGCTTTTGGTTGAGAGTCCAAGGTGACTCAATGACATCCCCTGTAGGTGTCAGCATTCCAGAGGGAATGATTGTTCTGGTAGATACTGGGCGAGAAGCAAAAAATGGCAGCCTTGTTATCGCTAAATTAACTGATGCCAACGAAGCCACATTCAAAAAATTAGTGACAGACGGAGGATCATCCTACCTTAAGCCCCTAAACCCTCAGTACCCATTAATCCCCATTAATGGAAACTGTAAAATCATTGGCGTTGTGGTAGAAGCTAAAATTATGTTCTCTTAAAAACCACCTACCCACCCCCCCCCCCCAAGAAAAGGCCCACGGTTAACCTCGGGCTTTTTTTATCGCCCAAATAAAAATAAATACCATTAAAATTCAAAAAGTTAATACTTATGATAATATTTTATATACTTTTAGTATTGCAGATATTAAAACTTTTAGTATTATTACCTCACCACCACACATAATTGCGTTGAGGATAAGATGAAACACTCAGAGATTAACCATCAGGATATTCATAAAAAATTACGTGAGAGTAAATCCCACTGGTCGTATTTGTTTGATGCTAAACATTTTAACCCTAAATCAACTTACCAACTTCAAACTTGTTTTGTTGGTGAAGTTGAATACGCCATTTATGAACGGATTGAAAATTACTTTGTTCTTGTGGATTTTTTTAACAGTTACGAATCAGCAAATGAACAAGCTCGAAAAATAATTGATGAATGCGAAAAGTTTAAAAATTCAATTATTGGTTATTCTAATTATAAAGAAAGAAACTTGAATGCTTAGTTTAACGACTCATGTACTGACGCCAATCGAATACATGAGTCTAGCCAAATACACATACCTGAGAGGTTAGTTATATGGTTAAGTCAAATAGTATCATAATTAAAAGTGCAACTACAAACTCATCATCTGAGAAAATTATTTTAGTTGATAAAGAAGCTCGACATGTAGCCCAAAAATTGGCAAGTGACTATAAAACTGAATACGGTTGGTTATTAGCTAATTGGAAGTTGAGAGAGGCTTACGGGATATACATTGAAGAGCCGTTCCCTAGCGTCGGTGATGTATTGGGTAATTATACTATCACGCATGCTTGCAAAGAAACTGGCTGTATTATTAAGACTCAGACACGCTATTTACAGAGGAATAAAGGAGCTGGAATTTATGCGTAATTTATCGACATCAAACCAAAACACACCAGGTATCATCTCTGGCTCCGGTGGTTCTTCCGAAGGTGTATACATACAAGACAAGAAAGACATCTTGTACAAAGAACCTGATAATTTTACACCATTAAATTTTGGTAATTTCCCTCCGAAAGGGCAAATAGAATACCTTGCTTATACTGCTAGCAACGCTGATCGTTATGCAAAGCAATTAAGGTATTTATATACAATGCTCATTGATGACGCAATTAGAAAGGTTGATGAAGATGTTGCAGCGAGGCTGTGGAGCCTTACAGAAGAGTTGGTAATAATGACATCCCAATCATCCAGAAATGCTAAAAAATTGATGGATGAAAATAATGAAAATTGAAAAAGTTGACCCAGCCAGATTCGAAGAGTGGGAATTCGATTTAATTGATGATGGTGGTATCGAGGTTGCATTCCAATTAAGACCGGAACCTGTTTATTTCGTTATGCGTCATGGTCGCCATAAGAAATGCTTTAGCCGTGAAACTGCGATTAATCGTCTCGCTCACTTCATGACTGAAAAAGTATTTAAACGCGCAGGTGTTAAATCTCGGGTTGGCGAAAAATACACACAAGTGGATGGCTGTATTCACTGGGAAAGAGGTGAGCCATCACCAAGATATATAGCCTCACATAATCGCTGTATGCGTCGCATTCGTCGCCTGCTAGCCAAGCAACGCGAAATGCTTAAATGGCAGAAGAAATATGAGAAGTGGTCAAACCAGCATATTGAGCTGATGAAAACCAAACCTTATTAATTAAGTAATCGTAAAACAAAATATTAACTATGGCCTTCGGGTTAGGACTCCCCACACCTAAAGGCCGAAAAATAAGGTAATTCGAATATGAGCAATCTTGAATTAATTGGCAGATATCGCAACCGACTGGTAACCGCAAAGCTGGATTCATTGCAACGGAATACCGGCAGCACCTGCGTAATTAAAAAATCACCCACGGGGAAAATCATTTCAGTTCAATTGACCACTGAAGTACTAACCCGGGCGCTGGAGCAATACGAACTAGTAGCGATCGAGGGGTTGGGGAAAGCAACGGCAAGTGGCCGCATCCTGGAACTCTATCAATCCTGCTTAAAGAAAATGGGCGGTATGTCCTCTGTGGGGCATGC includes:
- a CDS encoding ATP-dependent helicase, giving the protein MLNITPNFAQERALNMLRRDWKSFNSFMVYAPTGSGKTGLAAFIADGFVSRGMRVLFVAPFTVLINQTSRRFVEYGLPEDEISFIWRNHPSYDPALKIQIASADTLIRREFPDNIDLLIIDEAHLRRKQILIEINRLVTETNVKVIGLSGTPFSPFLGNYYSRLIKPTTIGELIQRGDLSGYEFYAPGKPDLKGVKTTVSAEFGSDYNETQLAEIMCGADLVGDIVDNWLQNGRDLPTVAFCVNVAHANYVTIQFNKVGINAEVMVAETPHEERQLIIHRFEMGATKIIVSVGVLVAGFDSDVRCVIYARPTKSEIRWLQSLGRGLRTAQGKESCLIFDHSGTVHRLGFPDSIEYNELPSKSDGMKDSASREAEERTEKLPKECTECHFMKPAGVYVCPKCGFKPLAGQDVDTDTQRGLKKLGKGKRVFTQSDKQAWWSQIKFYQRQRSSMGKPVSDGWCSHTFHDKFSEWPNGLSDFPMEITPEVSSYIKHKRISFAKGREKLKSPVQQCNTGNIDATAAIIDAKNHLEEIRKSLRKPA
- a CDS encoding DNA primase, whose product is MKTAEAAKGRWAEIFEYFGLPPITGKNHFKGECPACGARGKFRIDDREGAGTWICTCDSGDGMKLLNLTQGKSFSALCAEVDQLIGNNYRHISIPVTSSAAKQRQRVISKFSKLVDLRGTTAADYLRQRGINRLPVEAVRFCDKQRHAGRVYQALYSLATDDKGELCYLHQTLLDGDKKANIGDSAKRLKSLQEQNYLDHARSVAIRMFPVASTLGVAEGIETSLSCYQVYGINTWSVINAGFMEKFRVPAGVKHLIIFADMDKHSATGQAAAFNCATANLRAKNDLISVSVRWPDNGDFNDFVMNGDQVREQVYTKRAA
- a CDS encoding PBSX family phage terminase large subunit encodes the protein MYAFSSDWATGVLYDAPIGSVRWRWTFGGRGGGKSVEIARSLIIHGAISSMIILCAREFQNSISDSVLALLEAEIYALGLNHFYTVKNNEITGLNGTRFTFKGLRNNINSIKSMHGIKICWVEEAQTVSQDSWDILGPTVRANKSEVWVSFNPREATDPTYALMKRHESDPPDGGVIIRNVNYCDNAFFPDVLQQEMMYCKRIDFEAYEHIWLGLPRAISEAVIFSGKYRVEAFSDDLWMDADRLFFGADFGFANDPSTLVRCFILGRRLYIEYEAYGVGVELDDLWKFYSGKEGATAEQLTQWKFGDDKKYLGIPGARKWPIHGDGSRPETISYLSRQGFVIDAASKWPGSVEDGITYLKGFEEIIIHERCKHMVDEARLYSYKTDRLTGDVLPVVMDKHNHLWDAVRYSLDGYITSEGDLGVWAMLGKQQ
- a CDS encoding helix-turn-helix domain-containing protein; the encoded protein is MENKRVLTTEQLEDAMRLKALYESKKKSLGITQQAIANELDISQGAVGHYLNGRNPLNLNVAAVFASFLQVPISEFSPSLAKEASRLSQVSNVSFVEQNTPKGSYPLISWVSAGSWCEAIEPYTLKDIDEWYDTSAHIEGDGFWLRVQGDSMTSPVGVSIPEGMIVLVDTGREAKNGSLVIAKLTDANEATFKKLVTDGGSSYLKPLNPQYPLIPINGNCKIIGVVVEAKIMFS
- a CDS encoding (p)ppGpp synthetase, coding for MDLKMVELRFSNKQINRAGSILRDIDGCKMDDLFWALEALNNLREMYVHPLNAFQTTLRRKMKAADQDGVASQRLKRIPSIISKLNRSPGMKLARMQDLGGLRAVVKDIVSVRELEESYVNNGQNRFKHELKSQRDYINQPKDSGYRGIHLVYQYQGSSNPHHNGLLLEIQIRTKLQHAWATAVETMGTFVGQSIKSSEADTEWNDYFSLVGSAFALMEGCPPVEAYTHMTKLQTYKAVVDQTEKLQVIDKLLGFRFAIKDISESKNSGSYHLIVLDTLAGTVDINSFGLKRINEATTAYIEWETNSEQLPHVQVVLVSTESIGNLKAAYPSYFLDAGEFVKYIREIQAECL
- a CDS encoding peptidase M15, which produces MTSNFRFSQRSEGNLKGVNADLVKVVRRALELSTVDFIVIEGIRTVARQQQLYAQGRTTEGKIVTWTMKSKHIDGNAVDLLPVTGWDNLASFKAVSKAIFQAASELGVKITWGADWNGNGIQEKGETDSPHFEISA
- a CDS encoding phage holin, lambda family is translated as MKMHNNPDLMDIITKWIAAHRLEFGYGGIAGIIAWLRGRYNEKPWRRCFLDALMCAAIAFAVRDVLDFFGLSPDLAYISSVIIGYLGTDYLSSLFKWKVTGRPIEEGKGNDK
- a CDS encoding antitermination protein, with amino-acid sequence MKLESAMKQFSAKSQMITDSPRATSSDSLKGPDLAAAMGMVEARASFGMAAYLGKVGISKEDRIRTVEQLTQFAMKNAPKHVGKASGRRMAQCMVILAKFAYEEYSSSAAATTTCKHCKGKRLIYSIQKVVKHPGCGEKTDAWIEDELVGELCTPCNGKGKISHRCRCNGTGKVRDLEKSKRLGVPVEKECERCSGIGYKRTPSTTAYRAITALLPELTQSSWSRNWKPFYASLVAKCDIEESYAEDEFQRITR